The genomic segment CTGTGCAGTGATGAAAAAAAGACCGAGGTCCTGCGCCTGGCGCGCGAACGGCGCGACGCAGATACATCCATCAAATTATTCTAGTCAGTCGGGCCGTTGAGCCCGCACTGACCGCACCACATTGCCTTCCAGCGCGAGAATTTCCAGACGGTAGCCGTCTATGCTCAACGCCGCTAGGGCGTCAGGAAATGACTCCAGATGCTCAAGGATCAAGCCCGACAGTGTGCGTGGTCCGTTGGTGGGTAGTGACCAGTGAAGCGACTTGTTGATCTCGCGAATATGCTCGGTGCCGTCGATAACGTAGCTGCCGTCTCTCTGTAAAAAGATACTCTGCGTTCGCTCTGCAAAGTTTGATGTGAACTCCCCGACGATCTCCTCAAGAATGTCCTCAAGTGCCGCCAGCCCGAGCACTTCTCCGTACTCATCGACCACCACACTAAGGGGCATTTTTTTCTGCTGAAAGTTCAATAGTTGAGTGTGCAGCGGTGTACTTTCTGGCACGAAGTAGGGGGTTTCCATTTCTCTCTGCAGTGCGCCCCGGTCCAGCCCTGTATCTTTGAGTATTCGGCTGGCGGCGCGCATATGCAGTACGCCCTGAATATTATTTATATCGTCTCGCCAGACAGGCAGCCTCGTATGAGCGCTGGTGCGGATGCGGTTGAGAATCTCGTCGTCGCTGTTATCCAGATCAATGCCATACACCTCGTTGCGTGGCACCATGATGTCGTCCACGGTGATTTGCTCAAGGTCGAGGATATTAAGCAGTAGCTCCCGGTGCCGCTGCGGTATTAACGCTCCTGCATCGGTGACGATGGTGCGCAGTTCATCTGACGAGACATGCTCGTCAGCAATCCTGTCAGTCTGAAAGCCGAGAATCCGAATCAGTCCGTTGGTGACATAATTCACCAGCGCCACTACCGGGTACATAATCTTCATGAGAGGCAGCAATATCATGCTGGAGGGGAAGGCAATCTTTTCCGGGTACAAGGCCGCAACGGTCTTGGGCGTGACCTCAGAAAATACGAGAATGACGAGAGTCAGTATGATGCCCGCGGCGTAAATGCCCGAGTCACCCCAAAGACGGATGGCGATAACCGTAGCGATCACCGAGGCGAACACGTTGACCAGGTTATTGCCGATAAGAATAAGGCCGATAAGCCTATCCGGTCGCTCCAGCAATTTACCCGCCCGCAGCGAGCCCCTGTGATTCTGTTTCTGCAGGTGCTTCAACCGGTAACGGTTGAGTGCCATCATGCCGGTCTCTGAACTGGAAAAAAAACCCGAAAGAAGTATCAGAGCGGCGAGAATAGAGAAGAGTAAACCCAGCGGTGCCTCGTTCAATGCTGGTTTGATCCTCGAGTAAGATAAGGCGGCCTATCTTGAAGAAAAAGCAAAGGCGGGGCAAGCCCCCTTATTTCGTCAGCAGTATTCAGGCTTTTTGCAGTATGAGTTCCAGTACCAGCTTGGAACCAAAAAATGCCAGCATGAGCAGGGCGAAGCCCGCGAGGGTCAGTCTGACTGCGGTTTTGCTGCGCCAGCCCAAGCGATAGTGACCCCAGAGCAGAGTCGCGAAAAGGAGCCAGGCGGCGATGGTCAAAACCGTTTTGTGCACCAGGCTTTGAGCAAAGATATCATCGATAAAAAGCGCCCCGGAGACAATGGCGATAGACAGTAGGCCCAATCCGATCCAGAGCAGTTCAAATAGCATGGCTTCCATAGATTGCAGCGGAGGCAAAATTTGGATGATGCCGCGGGTATGACGGTGTTTGAGCTGGTGGTCCTGTAACGCCAGTACGGCGGCTTGCAGGGTGGCCAGTGTGAGCACTGAGTAGGCCAGTATGGAGCTGCTGATATGCAGGACCATGCCGCCATTAAGTGGGCTGACAGCGGACGAGGTCGCCGGTGCAAAGGTGGAGACATTGACCGCCAGAGCAGACAGGGGAAACAGTACGATAAGCAGGTTTTGCATGGGCCTGCGTGTGAGTGACGCAACACAAGCCAGATTGATAACCAAAAATATGAGGGCCGTCACCCTGAAGAAGCTGAAGTCAGCACCCGTGCTACGAAACACGATTTCCCAGACAACAAGGCCATGGGTAACCAGGGCCGCCAGCCCCAGCGCGCCGACACTGCGGTTGATTTTTTGGTTGTGCTGGGAGAGTTGCAACAACTGTAAACCGGTCGCTGCCAGATAAAGCAGGGCGCACAGGGGAGCAAGTAGAGTGGCTGGCATCAGTTTGGGGCTTCGGTCCGGGTCAAGTATACTGCGTTACTTGTACCGGCTTGTTCGGCGAGAAGCAATAGCGGACCCCCCCTTGTGACGCCGACATCCACAGATTAGAGGCATACCATGTTTGAGAGTTTGAGCGACAGGCTGTCTGGCAGTCTGCGCAGCATTACCGGCAAAGCACGCCTGACCGAAGAAAATATTAGCGACACCTTGCGCGAAGTGCGTATGGCACTGCTTGAGGCGGATGTGGCATTGCCGGTGGTCAAGGATTTCGTGAGCTCGGTCAAGCAGCGAGCGGTGGGTCAGGAGGTGATGAGTAGCCTGAGCCCGGGCCAGGCCTTTATCAAGATCGTTCAGTCAGAGCTCGAGGCGATCATGGGTTCCTCCAATGAGCAACTGAATCTCGCCACGAACCCGCCGGCAGTTATCATGATGGCGGGTTTGCAGGGGGCGGGTAAAACGACCACCGTGGCCAAGCTGGCCCGGCTGCTCAAGGAGCGCGACAAGAAAAAGGTTACCGTCGTCAGCGCTGACGTATACCGGCCGGCAGCGATTAAACAGCTGGAGACGCTGGCCTCGGAAGTGGGTGTAGATTTTTTCCCCTCGGCGGTTGATCAGGCCCCGGAGGCTATTGTGAACGCCGCGCTGTCTCACGCTAAAATTCAGTTTAGCGATGTGCTGATTGTCGATACGGCGGGCCGCCTTGCTATCGACGAGGAAATGATGGGAGAGATCGCGAGACTGCATGCTGCGGTCAAGCCGGTCGAAACGCTGTTCGTGGTGGACGCCATGACGGGTCAGGATGCCGCCAATACAGCCAAGGCCTTTGACGAAACGCTACCTCTAACCGGCATCGTATTGACCAAGGTGGATGCAGACACTCGCGGGGGTGCGGCGTTGTCCGTGCGGTCTATTACGGGCAAACCCATTAAGTTCCTTGGTGTTGGCGAGAAGACGGCTGCGCTGGATCCCTTTCACCCGGACCGAATGGCCTCCCGTATTCTCGGTATGGGGGATGTACTCTCGCTGATCGAAGAGGTCGAGCAAAAGGTCGACAAGAAAAAAGCGGCCAAACTGGCACGCAAGGTCAAGAAGGGCAAGAAATTTGACCTGGAGGACTTCCGCGACCAGTTGCAGCAGATGAACAATATGGGCGGTATTACCGGCATGCTGGATAAGTTGCCAGGAATGGGCAAGATGAGCCAGATGGCAGAGCAGAATCTGGATATGAAAATGTTTGCGCGGATGGAGGCCATGATCGGCTCCATGACCCCCAGAGAGCGCCGCAACCCGGAGCTGATCCAGGGGAGCCGCAAACGCCGCATTACCCGGGGTTCCGGCACGGAGGTACAGGATCTCAACCGCCTGCTGAAGCAGCACAAGCAGATGCAGAAAATGATGAAAAAAATGAAGGGCGGCGGGATGGAGAAGATGATGCGCGGCCTCGGTGGCATGATGCCACCGGGCGGACCGGGGGCCATGCCGCCGCGTTAGGGCCGCCTCCTGTCAGCGTTCCCCGCTCATGTGACGCCATAAGTCGTGGATTTACCTCAAAAGAGTGCACTTCGGGCTTTAACATGCCGTCTGTTTTCCGTATGATACGCCACCTTTCCGGCCTAGTGCTGGTGGTTTGTCGTGGGTGTGACTGCAGGAACGATCCTGGTGCCCACATTTTTCAGGAAAACACGCATTATGGTAACTATTCGTCTTTCTCGAAGTGGCGCCAAAAAGCGCCCCTTTTACCACGTGACGGTCACTGACAGTCGCAATTCGCGGGATGGTCGCTTCATCGAGCGCGTCGGCTTCTTTAACCCGGTAGCCCGGGGTCAGGAAGAGCGTCTGCGTATCGACACCGATCGTGTCGAGTACTGGCAGGGCCAGGGCGCGCAGGTCTCGGAACGTGTGGCCAAATTGTTGAAGGATGCTGCTGCAGCGGCCTGAGGTTATGCCGGCTGATCGCAGGCGGTCTGCATGATGGAGTCTGCCGCTGACGGGATGCTGGTGATTGGAAAGATTACCGGCTGCTACGGTCTCAAGGGCTGGGTGAAAGTCCACTCCTATACCGAGCCGCCTGAAAACTTTCTGGACTTTGGTGGCTGGCGACTGAAACGCCGTGACAGGTATGAAACTGTCGATTTTGACAGCGGTAGTTTTCGGGGCAAGGGCCTTGTGGCCCACATAGCGGGTGTCGATGATCGCACCCTTGCAGAGGCTTACCGGGGGTGCGAAGTGTGCATTCCC from the Candidatus Marimicrobium litorale genome contains:
- the rpsP gene encoding 30S ribosomal protein S16, with the translated sequence MVTIRLSRSGAKKRPFYHVTVTDSRNSRDGRFIERVGFFNPVARGQEERLRIDTDRVEYWQGQGAQVSERVAKLLKDAAAAA
- a CDS encoding cytochrome C assembly family protein, whose amino-acid sequence is MPATLLAPLCALLYLAATGLQLLQLSQHNQKINRSVGALGLAALVTHGLVVWEIVFRSTGADFSFFRVTALIFLVINLACVASLTRRPMQNLLIVLFPLSALAVNVSTFAPATSSAVSPLNGGMVLHISSSILAYSVLTLATLQAAVLALQDHQLKHRHTRGIIQILPPLQSMEAMLFELLWIGLGLLSIAIVSGALFIDDIFAQSLVHKTVLTIAAWLLFATLLWGHYRLGWRSKTAVRLTLAGFALLMLAFFGSKLVLELILQKA
- the ffh gene encoding signal recognition particle protein, which gives rise to MFESLSDRLSGSLRSITGKARLTEENISDTLREVRMALLEADVALPVVKDFVSSVKQRAVGQEVMSSLSPGQAFIKIVQSELEAIMGSSNEQLNLATNPPAVIMMAGLQGAGKTTTVAKLARLLKERDKKKVTVVSADVYRPAAIKQLETLASEVGVDFFPSAVDQAPEAIVNAALSHAKIQFSDVLIVDTAGRLAIDEEMMGEIARLHAAVKPVETLFVVDAMTGQDAANTAKAFDETLPLTGIVLTKVDADTRGGAALSVRSITGKPIKFLGVGEKTAALDPFHPDRMASRILGMGDVLSLIEEVEQKVDKKKAAKLARKVKKGKKFDLEDFRDQLQQMNNMGGITGMLDKLPGMGKMSQMAEQNLDMKMFARMEAMIGSMTPRERRNPELIQGSRKRRITRGSGTEVQDLNRLLKQHKQMQKMMKKMKGGGMEKMMRGLGGMMPPGGPGAMPPR
- the rimM gene encoding ribosome maturation factor RimM (Essential for efficient processing of 16S rRNA), with product MMESAADGMLVIGKITGCYGLKGWVKVHSYTEPPENFLDFGGWRLKRRDRYETVDFDSGSFRGKGLVAHIAGVDDRTLAEAYRGCEVCIPESALPPLPEGDYYWKDLQGLQVWNQQGDDKVLLGVVDYLIETGANDVLVVVACEGSIDERERLIPYLPGQSVGRVDLASGVIEVDWFIDE
- a CDS encoding HlyC/CorC family transporter — its product is MNEAPLGLLFSILAALILLSGFFSSSETGMMALNRYRLKHLQKQNHRGSLRAGKLLERPDRLIGLILIGNNLVNVFASVIATVIAIRLWGDSGIYAAGIILTLVILVFSEVTPKTVAALYPEKIAFPSSMILLPLMKIMYPVVALVNYVTNGLIRILGFQTDRIADEHVSSDELRTIVTDAGALIPQRHRELLLNILDLEQITVDDIMVPRNEVYGIDLDNSDDEILNRIRTSAHTRLPVWRDDINNIQGVLHMRAASRILKDTGLDRGALQREMETPYFVPESTPLHTQLLNFQQKKMPLSVVVDEYGEVLGLAALEDILEEIVGEFTSNFAERTQSIFLQRDGSYVIDGTEHIREINKSLHWSLPTNGPRTLSGLILEHLESFPDALAALSIDGYRLEILALEGNVVRSVRAQRPD